In Parerythrobacter aestuarii, the sequence CGATGGCCCAGATCGGCAGCCCCAGCAGCAACAGTGGAGCGGTGTCCACAAACAACGCCAGGACATACGCCAGCGGGTGCTTCCTCAGCAGCGCCAGCCAGGTCATCGCTTCATCGGAGTGATGCACGGCATGCATCGGCCACAGCAGCGGGATATGCTCCAGCCGGTGGCGCCAGTAGATCACGAACTCCCCCAACAGCAGAGTGACGGCGAGCGTCACGACCGGGTTGGCCGCCGCCCATAACGCCGCAAGGTTCTCGCTGACGGAGAGATTTTGTGCCCACCACGCTGCGGCACTGGCGAAGAAGGTCGCCAGCAGCACATAGTTGATAAGGACCAGCGCAATGTTGGTCTCGGTTTCCCTGCGTGTGCGCCGAAGCGCCTCGACAATCCGCCCGCGCTTGAGAACGAGCGCAAGCAAGCCGAAAAGCACGGCCAGCGGGGCCAGCTTCAGCCCGAGCGCAAGCGCAGTGGCGGCAAGCGTATCCATGCCGCACTCCATGCTCCCGGCATGGTAAGGGAAACGTTAAAACGCGGCGGTTTACTTGGTAGCGGAAACGCCGAGGAACCCGGGCTGCGGCCCATTCCATTCGCCGGGCGCAGTCGGTTCGTCCTGTTCGTCCCTGCGTGAGCGACCACGCGGTGCCCGCTGCGGCTTGGCGTCGCTGTCGTCCTTGCGCGAGCGGCGCTGTGGCTTCTCGTCTCGCTGGGGCTGTTCCTGCTCGGGACGCGGCTTGCGCTCGCGCTTTGGCTTGTCCTCGGATTTCTCCTCCGACGGCTGCTTCAGCTCGACGCGGACATCGGCCTTGCCGAACACCGGTATTTCAGCCTTGGTCAGTTTCTCGACATTCTCGATCGCTTCGGCATCTTCCGGCGAGACGAATGTGAAAGCGCGACCCTTGGCCCCGGCCCGGCCCGTACGGCCGATACGATGGACATAGTCGTCCGGGTGCCACGGTGTGTCGAAGTTGAAGACGTGGCTTACGCCCTTGATGTCGAGCCCGCGCGCGGCGACGTCGCTGGCGACGAGGATGTTGATCTCGCCAGCCTTGAAGCGGTCGAGTTCCTTGATGCGGTTGGCCTGGTCCATGTCCCCATGGATTTCGCCCGACGAGAACCCATGGCTTTGCAGGCTCTTGTTAAGCTCGCGTACCGTGGTCTTGCGGTTGGCAAAGATGATGGCTGTCTCGACATGGTCGTGCCGCAGCAGCCAGCGCAGCGTCTCGCGCTTCTGGCGCTGGCCGACCGGAATCTTGAAGGCGGTGATATCCTTGTTGGTCGTAGCCGCGCGGCTCACTTCGATCCGCTTGGGATTCGACATGAAGGTCTTGGCCAGCTTTTCGATCGGCGGCGGCATGGTCGCGCTGAACAGCATGGT encodes:
- a CDS encoding DEAD/DEAH box helicase, which produces MTFADLGLSPELLKAVEAAGYTEPTPIQAQAIPPVLMMKDIIGIAQTGTGKTASFVLPMIDIMAAGRRRALMPRSLILEPTRELAAQVAENFEKYGVNHDLRMALLIGGVQMGDQVKALNEGVDVLIATPGRLMDLFERGKILLNGCELLVIDEADRMLDMGFIPDIEFICSKLPEQRQTMLFSATMPPPIEKLAKTFMSNPKRIEVSRAATTNKDITAFKIPVGQRQKRETLRWLLRHDHVETAIIFANRKTTVRELNKSLQSHGFSSGEIHGDMDQANRIKELDRFKAGEINILVASDVAARGLDIKGVSHVFNFDTPWHPDDYVHRIGRTGRAGAKGRAFTFVSPEDAEAIENVEKLTKAEIPVFGKADVRVELKQPSEEKSEDKPKRERKPRPEQEQPQRDEKPQRRSRKDDSDAKPQRAPRGRSRRDEQDEPTAPGEWNGPQPGFLGVSATK
- a CDS encoding sterol desaturase family protein, whose protein sequence is MDTLAATALALGLKLAPLAVLFGLLALVLKRGRIVEALRRTRRETETNIALVLINYVLLATFFASAAAWWAQNLSVSENLAALWAAANPVVTLAVTLLLGEFVIYWRHRLEHIPLLWPMHAVHHSDEAMTWLALLRKHPLAYVLALFVDTAPLLLLGLPIWAIAAVAVARAWWGHFIHADVPWTLGLFGKWIISPAAHRLHHIDDFELCGSNYGGVLTLWDRVFGTYIDPASYVDCSTGVDGGSRGLIGEVARPFEAWAGSRAVDAPREPAEA